Part of the Magnetococcales bacterium genome is shown below.
GATGGGCGTCACCGCGGTGATGACCGCCGAACGTACCGAAGAGTACGGCGAGATCTCCCGCTTCGGCGTGGAAGAGTTCGTGGCCGACAACGTCATCATCCTGCGCAATCCCCTCATCGAGGAAAAACGCCGTCGCACCATCGAGGTATTGAAGTTTCGCGGCACCGTTCACCAGAAAGGGGAGTATCCCTTCACCGTGCTGCCGGATCAGGGCATCATCATCATTCCCATCTCGGCCATCGAACTGAAGCAACGCTCCTCCCAAACCCGGGTCACCTCGGGCATCCCGGATCTGGACCGCATGTGCGGCGGCGGTTTCTTCCGCGACTCCCTGATCCTGGTCTCCGGAGCCACCGGATGCGGCAAGACCCTGCTCACCGCCGAATTCATCAAGGGTGGCACCAGTCGCAACGAACGCTGCCTGTTGCTGGCCTACGAGGAGTCGCGCGAACAGTTGATCCGCAACGCCATCGGCTGGGGCATCGACTTCGAAAAGCTGGAAGAACAGGGTCTGCTGAAGATGGTCTGCGCCTATCCGGAAAGCGCCGGTCTCGAAGATCACCTCATCCAGATGAAACATGAAATCGACTCCTTCAAACCCGACCGCATCGCGGTGGACAGCGTCACCGCCCTGGAACGGGTCGGCACCCTGCGGGGTTTTCGGGAGTTCATCATCAGCCTGGCCTCCTTCGTCAAACATCGGGAGATTCCCGGCCTTTTCACCGCCACCACCGCCACGCTGACCGGAGGTCCATCCGTCACCGAGGCTCATTTCTCTTCGATTACCGACACCATCATCCTGCTGCGCTACGTGGAGATGCTGGGGGAGATGCGTCGCGGCGTGACCGTACTCAAAATGCGGGGCTCCATGCACGAAAAAGAGATTCGGGAATATGCCATCGATAACCACGGCATGCAAATCGGCAAACCGTTCCGCAATATTGTGGGCATTCTCTCCGGCAAACCGGAGTATGTCATCCGGGAAGAGTATCATCGCCTGGACGGCATGTTTCAGGAATAGGTCGCCAGGAGAACACCGCTAAATGGTTAAAGCCCCTCCCACCGGTTTACGCAAACAGGCCCGGATCCTCATCGTCGAGGACCACCCCGGGGAGCGGGAGTTGCTGCACGAAAACCTCCAGGAAGCGGAGTCCGCTTTTTTTTCCCTGTCACCCCTGGACGCTTCCGATCTCACCGGCGCCGTGGAGATTCTGGAAAAACACGTCGTGGATCTGGTGCTACTGGATCTCAATCTCCCGGACAGCACATCGCTGAACACCTTTCTGTACCTCAAGGAGCGATTTCCGGATTTGGCGGTGCTGGTACTGACCAGCCTGGAAGACGAACTTCTGGGTATCGAAGCCATT
Proteins encoded:
- the kaiC gene encoding circadian clock protein KaiC; this encodes MTFLTHSKAPIEKLPTGIEGFELISRGGLPKGRTTLVAGTSGSAKTVFAAQFLAEGIRQNQEAGVFVTFEEPPEDLRTNLLSLGWPITAWEAEKKWCFVDASPQPGLDAIESGEFDLGALLVRVEHAVNKVGASRVAIDSLGAVFSQFVNASIVRAELRRLAMALKEMGVTAVMTAERTEEYGEISRFGVEEFVADNVIILRNPLIEEKRRRTIEVLKFRGTVHQKGEYPFTVLPDQGIIIIPISAIELKQRSSQTRVTSGIPDLDRMCGGGFFRDSLILVSGATGCGKTLLTAEFIKGGTSRNERCLLLAYEESREQLIRNAIGWGIDFEKLEEQGLLKMVCAYPESAGLEDHLIQMKHEIDSFKPDRIAVDSVTALERVGTLRGFREFIISLASFVKHREIPGLFTATTATLTGGPSVTEAHFSSITDTIILLRYVEMLGEMRRGVTVLKMRGSMHEKEIREYAIDNHGMQIGKPFRNIVGILSGKPEYVIREEYHRLDGMFQE